The following proteins are encoded in a genomic region of Salvelinus namaycush isolate Seneca chromosome 12, SaNama_1.0, whole genome shotgun sequence:
- the LOC120057233 gene encoding peptidyl-prolyl cis-trans isomerase FKBP2-like isoform X1 produces MQGRSDQDMRLCLLFVVTLLSLAPAVRGGDKKKLQIGIKKRVDNCPIKSRKGDVLNMHYTGKLEDGTEFDSSIPRNQPFTFTLGTGQVIKGWDQGLLGMCEGEKRKLVIPSELGYGDRGAPPKIPGGATLIFEVELLSIERRSDL; encoded by the exons atgcaggGAAGGTCTGACCAGG ATATGAGGCTGTGTCTGCTGTTTGTGGTCACTCTGTTGTCCTTGGCCCCGGCAGTTCGTGGTGGCGACAAAAAGAAGCTCCAAATTGGCATCAAGAAAAGAGTTGACAACTGCCCCATCAAGTCCCGTAAAGGGGATGTGCTGAACATGCACTACACT GGAAAGCTGGAGGATGGAACAGAGTTTGACAGCAGCATTCCAAGGAACCAGCCCTTCACCTTTACTCTGGGAACCGGACAAGTCATCAAAGGCTGGGACCAGGGCCTGCTCGG AATGtgtgagggagagaagaggaaactGGTCATCCCCTCTGAGCTTG GATATGGAGACAGAGGAGCGCCTCCTAAGATCCCAG GTGGTGCCACTCTCATTTTTGAAGTTGAACTGCTCAGCATCGAGAGGAGGTCTGATTTATAG
- the LOC120057233 gene encoding peptidyl-prolyl cis-trans isomerase FKBP2-like isoform X2 codes for MRLCLLFVVTLLSLAPAVRGGDKKKLQIGIKKRVDNCPIKSRKGDVLNMHYTGKLEDGTEFDSSIPRNQPFTFTLGTGQVIKGWDQGLLGMCEGEKRKLVIPSELGYGDRGAPPKIPGGATLIFEVELLSIERRSDL; via the exons ATGAGGCTGTGTCTGCTGTTTGTGGTCACTCTGTTGTCCTTGGCCCCGGCAGTTCGTGGTGGCGACAAAAAGAAGCTCCAAATTGGCATCAAGAAAAGAGTTGACAACTGCCCCATCAAGTCCCGTAAAGGGGATGTGCTGAACATGCACTACACT GGAAAGCTGGAGGATGGAACAGAGTTTGACAGCAGCATTCCAAGGAACCAGCCCTTCACCTTTACTCTGGGAACCGGACAAGTCATCAAAGGCTGGGACCAGGGCCTGCTCGG AATGtgtgagggagagaagaggaaactGGTCATCCCCTCTGAGCTTG GATATGGAGACAGAGGAGCGCCTCCTAAGATCCCAG GTGGTGCCACTCTCATTTTTGAAGTTGAACTGCTCAGCATCGAGAGGAGGTCTGATTTATAG
- the ppp1r14ba gene encoding protein phosphatase 1, regulatory (inhibitor) subunit 14Ba, whose amino-acid sequence MATLTSQDSTAQARVYFQTPPGTEDTEVVQKQGRVTVKYDRKELRKRLNLEEWIIEQLTDLYDCEEEEIPELEIDVDELLDMPTDGDRASRVKVLLVDCYKPTDAFVTALLEKVKGLQKLSTPPKKNEKSPP is encoded by the exons ATGGCAACATTAACAAGCCAGGACTCAACCGCTCAAGCGCGGGTTTATTTCCAAACGCCTCCCGGTACCGAGGACACAGAAGTCGTCCAGAAGCAAGGGCGGGTAACCGTGAAATACGATAGAAAAGAGCTGAGGAAGCGACTCAATTTGGAGGAGTGGATAATTGAGCAGTTAACGGATTTATATGACTGTGAG GAGGAGGAGATTCCAGAGTTGGAGATTGACGTGGATGAGCTGTTGGATATGCCCACTGATGGAGACCGGGCCTCCAGGGTCAAG GTTTTGCTGGTTGACTGTTACAAACCTACAGAT GCCTTTGTCACGGCTCTCCTAGAGAAGGTTAAAGGTCTGCAGAAACTCAGCACTCCGCCCAAAAAGAATGAAAAATCTCCCCCGTAG